Proteins encoded by one window of Nitrincola iocasae:
- a CDS encoding CheR family methyltransferase — protein MSLDLAPFKALIYNHCGLVLEGIAEDRLNKALNQAVIRLGCRDLNDYFRLLENTPEQFEQLISALTVNETYFFREPDQIALFTNQLIPRLLARQSRRPLRILSAGCSSGEEPYSLAMALDTVYGEQRRQLFKIDAGDVDRQVLSKARQGIYSAFSFRSMDPVLQQRYFRPIQRNYQLVDEIRQSINFLPLNLKAPLPPQGLEGYDLIFCRNVSIYFDPETRQMIHRRFHDVLNENGILLLGSSETLGNDLGVFELVEEHGHYYFIKGEAYRPPSSQAVSWSSLHSASTAVQLGKESLCDPEPSARVAPDAVTPALLNLPPLDSIRQLVQEGEREKASELLDRHLRVQNQPVAMGVLLLKSWLLLNQRAFHDADGLLDQVLHEDPWSVDGLLLKGLNAKWQNRLQEACDWFRKVTYTCPECWPAHYYLAETYRIQGHDAAAIKAYQVIRRILSNDKHAADGMLWVPLPLPRGDILFLSERHLLKLKQNTQLSDKGEG, from the coding sequence ATGAGTCTGGATCTGGCACCATTTAAGGCACTGATTTACAACCACTGTGGATTGGTGCTGGAGGGCATTGCTGAAGATCGTCTTAATAAGGCGCTGAACCAGGCTGTGATTCGATTGGGCTGCCGGGACCTTAACGACTACTTTCGACTGTTGGAAAACACCCCCGAGCAGTTTGAGCAACTGATCAGCGCACTTACCGTCAACGAAACCTATTTTTTCCGTGAACCCGATCAGATAGCTCTATTCACAAATCAGTTGATTCCGCGTTTGTTGGCCCGACAGTCACGACGACCGCTGCGAATTCTGAGTGCTGGATGTTCGTCAGGTGAAGAGCCCTATAGTTTGGCGATGGCATTGGATACGGTATATGGTGAACAGCGGCGGCAGTTATTTAAGATAGATGCGGGTGATGTGGACCGGCAGGTATTGTCTAAGGCGCGCCAAGGCATCTATTCTGCTTTCTCATTTCGCAGCATGGATCCTGTGTTGCAGCAACGCTATTTTCGTCCGATACAGCGCAACTACCAACTGGTAGACGAGATACGCCAGAGTATTAATTTTCTGCCGTTAAACCTTAAAGCGCCTCTGCCGCCGCAAGGACTTGAAGGCTATGATCTGATTTTCTGCCGCAATGTTTCTATCTATTTTGATCCGGAAACACGCCAGATGATTCATCGGCGCTTCCATGATGTCTTAAATGAAAATGGTATTCTGTTACTTGGCAGTTCTGAAACATTGGGAAATGACCTGGGGGTGTTTGAGCTGGTGGAAGAGCATGGGCATTACTATTTTATCAAGGGTGAAGCCTACCGTCCTCCTTCCAGTCAGGCGGTGAGTTGGTCATCTTTGCATTCGGCAAGTACAGCCGTTCAGCTTGGAAAAGAGTCGCTTTGCGATCCTGAGCCATCGGCACGAGTGGCTCCTGATGCGGTAACACCCGCCTTGCTCAATCTGCCACCTCTGGATTCTATACGTCAGCTGGTACAAGAAGGTGAGCGTGAAAAAGCTTCCGAATTGCTGGATAGGCACCTGCGTGTTCAGAATCAACCCGTGGCGATGGGTGTGCTACTGTTAAAAAGTTGGTTATTACTCAACCAGAGAGCATTCCATGATGCGGACGGCTTGCTGGATCAGGTGCTGCATGAAGATCCCTGGTCTGTGGATGGGTTGTTACTTAAAGGTTTGAATGCTAAATGGCAAAATCGGCTTCAGGAAGCCTGTGACTGGTTCAGGAAGGTCACTTATACCTGTCCGGAGTGTTGGCCTGCTCATTATTATCTGGCCGAAACTTACCGTATACAAGGACACGATGCGGCGGCCATCAAAGCCTACCAGGTAATCAGGCGTATTCTGTCAAATGATAAGCACGCGGCTGATGGGATGCTGTGGGTACCGTTACCGTTACCGCGTGGTGATATTCTGTTTCTCAGCGAACGGCATTTATTGAAATTAAAGCAGAACACACAGCTTTCGGATAAGGGAGAAGGCTGA
- the cheB gene encoding chemotaxis-specific protein-glutamate methyltransferase CheB, which yields MHKLIRVLIADDSSLARGLLRAILEDQTDIEIVGEARHGREAVEMTQLLRPDIVTMDLNMPVMDGMQAISEIMHHKAVPILVVSNESDAEKAYEALQLGALEVIPKPDYTPEQAADFVDKVRLLAGVPVITYIRRRMVAEPAPVFAKPAKTLPSPLLRGYRRVVAIASSTGGPQALASLLPKLPSGFPAPVLIAQHISDGFAEGMAQWLNSLCQLPVKVAEEGEMLQPGHIYVSPSESHLTLTAAHRLALIPRKAADIYRPSCDQLLSSVARHCGADAIGMILTGMGRDGAAGMLSIRNVGGITLAQDEASSVIYGMNQEAVHAGGVLKLLPLDQLASEIVDILSLNAADYCHAISQGVR from the coding sequence ATGCACAAGCTCATCCGGGTTTTGATTGCTGATGACAGTAGTCTGGCACGTGGATTGCTGCGCGCCATTCTTGAAGATCAAACCGATATTGAGATAGTCGGAGAGGCGCGTCACGGACGTGAAGCGGTTGAAATGACTCAGTTATTACGCCCGGATATTGTCACTATGGATCTGAATATGCCGGTGATGGATGGCATGCAGGCGATTTCGGAGATTATGCATCATAAAGCGGTTCCGATTCTGGTGGTCAGTAATGAATCAGATGCAGAGAAAGCTTATGAGGCCTTGCAACTGGGTGCGTTGGAAGTGATTCCCAAGCCTGACTATACGCCAGAGCAGGCCGCTGATTTTGTAGACAAAGTGCGTCTCCTGGCGGGTGTGCCAGTCATAACCTATATCCGACGTCGTATGGTGGCAGAGCCTGCCCCAGTGTTTGCAAAACCAGCCAAAACCTTGCCTTCTCCCTTGTTGCGCGGTTACCGCAGGGTGGTGGCCATAGCTTCTTCTACCGGTGGCCCTCAGGCACTGGCGAGTCTGTTACCCAAGCTTCCGTCAGGCTTTCCTGCGCCTGTCCTTATTGCCCAGCATATCAGCGATGGTTTTGCCGAGGGTATGGCTCAATGGCTGAACAGCCTATGTCAGTTGCCGGTAAAAGTGGCTGAGGAGGGTGAGATGTTGCAGCCAGGGCATATTTACGTATCACCGTCTGAAAGCCACCTGACGTTGACCGCTGCGCACAGACTTGCGTTGATACCCCGCAAGGCGGCTGATATTTATCGACCCAGCTGTGATCAGTTACTCAGTTCGGTTGCCAGACACTGTGGTGCTGATGCGATTGGCATGATACTGACAGGGATGGGTCGTGATGGAGCCGCAGGGATGCTGTCCATCCGTAACGTCGGTGGCATTACCCTGGCGCAGGATGAAGCCAGTTCGGTCATATATGGCATGAATCAGGAGGCGGTGCATGCAGGTGGTGTGCTGAAGCTCTTACCGCTCGATCAGCTCGCATCTGAAATAGTGGATATCCTAAGTCTGAATGCGGCTGATTACTGCCACGCAATCAGCCAGGGGGTACGATGA
- a CDS encoding methyl-accepting chemotaxis protein yields MQNLSFQKKLLFSMAGLLLVALFLLSLLAGNLMQREVSQAMTSEMYSSLEQTRTTASQWVSAKVNVMRALATQLPAYPNGWEAWEERLTLGLDAGDFDLAYVGTPRGDMVQSQPPGELPAGYDPRTRPWYQAARAQQDLVITPPYVDAVTGDLVITMALPLAGEPDSILGADLLISGIVKDLLATQTRWTTQTWMLDQSGQVLAHPNQDRLQQNLSDLLPGVTLQSGIQTVEFEGSSWLLSSIEVPEAGWTFLLLIDATEVNAGLVGLTWQLLSLSLLVILVSCLVLYQLTHSLSKPLVSFQLQLKQISQTLDLSQRIDVRDQAELGDLAKQTNHLLERLSHIIQAIFRNADNLSESAGRLAHTAGLVNQNNNLQQQVSQSMAAAVEQMSSSVAEITSTMEELSASSTQIADHSQSVVDVANLTLDSSKKGAQAMQQLLHRMTEIQQDNAQSLDEIMQLGAKSKQISKVMDLINTLADQTKLIAFNAALEASSAGDSGKRFSVVASEIRRLADSVTDSTLEIEDRIQEIQDSISRLVITSEKGSGSIQSGMDVSAITAEDLNALVQAATKTSNAAQQISLSTKQQKTASSQVVIALRDIANASTHNAQSVRSITEISEEMVSMSAELNQLVHEFRLANHDTKISDRQDQ; encoded by the coding sequence ATGCAAAACCTGTCATTCCAGAAAAAACTATTATTTTCTATGGCGGGATTATTGCTGGTTGCATTATTTTTGTTGAGTTTGTTGGCTGGTAACTTGATGCAACGAGAGGTCAGCCAAGCGATGACCAGTGAAATGTACAGTAGCCTGGAGCAAACCCGAACAACTGCCAGCCAATGGGTTAGCGCAAAAGTTAATGTAATGCGCGCTCTGGCCACCCAATTACCAGCTTATCCGAATGGCTGGGAAGCCTGGGAAGAGCGCCTGACACTGGGGTTGGATGCGGGTGATTTTGACTTGGCTTATGTTGGCACCCCTCGTGGAGATATGGTGCAGTCTCAGCCTCCCGGTGAATTACCTGCGGGTTATGATCCACGAACCCGTCCCTGGTATCAGGCTGCAAGAGCACAGCAGGACCTGGTTATTACGCCGCCTTATGTCGATGCCGTTACTGGTGATCTGGTGATTACTATGGCACTGCCTCTGGCAGGAGAGCCAGATAGTATTCTGGGTGCTGACCTGTTGATTTCCGGTATTGTTAAGGACCTGCTGGCAACACAGACGCGTTGGACAACACAAACCTGGATGCTGGATCAATCTGGTCAGGTGCTGGCGCATCCTAATCAGGACAGATTGCAACAAAACCTTAGTGACCTGTTGCCCGGTGTGACGCTGCAATCGGGTATTCAGACTGTTGAGTTTGAGGGTAGCAGTTGGCTGCTTTCCAGTATTGAAGTCCCTGAGGCTGGTTGGACCTTCCTGCTGTTGATTGATGCAACTGAAGTCAATGCTGGATTAGTTGGCTTAACATGGCAATTGTTATCCTTGTCGTTGCTGGTGATTCTAGTCAGTTGTCTAGTGCTTTATCAACTGACTCACTCACTGAGCAAACCCTTGGTGAGCTTTCAGTTACAGCTTAAGCAGATTAGTCAGACTCTGGATTTATCACAGCGGATAGATGTGCGTGATCAGGCCGAGTTGGGTGATCTGGCCAAGCAGACCAATCACTTGCTGGAACGCCTTTCTCACATCATTCAGGCGATTTTCCGTAATGCTGACAACCTGAGTGAATCCGCTGGTCGTTTAGCGCATACGGCTGGCTTGGTGAATCAAAATAATAACCTGCAACAGCAAGTCAGCCAGTCCATGGCGGCGGCTGTGGAGCAAATGTCGTCATCCGTGGCAGAAATTACCTCGACCATGGAAGAGTTATCGGCTTCCTCGACGCAGATTGCCGATCATTCACAATCTGTTGTGGATGTGGCGAATCTGACCTTGGATAGCAGTAAAAAAGGGGCACAGGCGATGCAGCAATTGCTGCATCGCATGACCGAAATCCAGCAGGACAATGCCCAAAGTCTGGATGAAATTATGCAGTTGGGTGCCAAGTCGAAGCAGATCAGCAAAGTGATGGATTTGATCAATACTCTGGCAGACCAAACCAAGTTGATTGCATTTAACGCCGCTTTGGAAGCCTCCAGTGCCGGTGATTCAGGTAAGCGCTTTTCAGTTGTGGCGAGCGAGATCCGTCGGTTAGCCGATAGTGTCACCGATTCCACGCTGGAGATTGAAGATCGCATACAAGAGATTCAGGACTCGATCAGTCGTCTGGTGATTACCTCGGAAAAAGGCTCCGGCTCGATTCAGAGCGGCATGGATGTTAGCGCCATCACCGCCGAAGATCTGAATGCACTGGTACAGGCAGCTACTAAAACCAGTAATGCGGCCCAGCAAATATCCCTGTCGACAAAGCAGCAGAAAACAGCCAGCAGCCAGGTAGTAATTGCTCTGCGTGATATTGCCAATGCCAGTACCCACAATGCTCAATCTGTACGCAGCATCACCGAGATCAGTGAGGAGATGGTGAGCATGTCAGCTGAGTTGAATCAATTGGTGCATGAGTTTCGGCTAGCAAACCATGACACCAAGATTTCTGACAGACAGGATCAGTAA
- a CDS encoding methyl-accepting chemotaxis protein has protein sequence MYILWNRLSLRLRLFIAFGVLFSLVMIISLLLQSRFYSQSRVDSLITQELPAQLQKLGSEVALQLAPSLEVSRSLAANSYIERWIRKGMPESELWMVESEMARVNSQLEAGIVFIAANDGQNIFYHHYQDGQLNRRQMQRNNVDDSWYFSYLGSGAPYELNLDSNEFSGEQLQMFVNYSSNTLNNVGEPISVAGVGLNMLHLAKKVSAYRLGEGGRASLANQDGIVEVKADGALIQDLNSSAALQGLQGHQNVAVAQVVQDGEALFVGTIWIEDLQRYLVVEVPRAEFMDPISQQLYRSMLISFVLLLISLALLYPLATSLSRPLVHFQQQLLGISQTLDLSRRVEVSDQAELGDLAKQTNHLLERLSHIIQAIFRNADNLSESAGRLAHTAGLVNQNSALQQEVSQSMATAVEQMSSSVAEITSTMEELSASSTQIADHSQSVVDVANLTLDSSKKGAKAMQQLMQHMAEIQQDNARSLDEIMQLGAKSKQISKVMDLINTLADQTKLIAFNAALEASSAGDSGKRFSVVASEIRRLADSVTDSTLEIEERIQEIQDSISRLVITSEKGSSSIHNGMDVSAATSDDLSALVLAATKTSNAAQQISLSTKQQKTASSQVVIALRDIANASTHNAQSVRSITEISEEMVNMSSELNSLVQEFKLNQSSAHSES, from the coding sequence ATGTACATACTGTGGAACCGGTTATCTTTACGCTTACGCCTTTTTATCGCCTTTGGTGTCTTGTTTTCCTTGGTGATGATTATTTCTTTACTGCTGCAATCCCGGTTTTATAGCCAGAGTCGGGTAGACAGCCTGATTACACAGGAGTTACCGGCGCAGTTGCAAAAGCTTGGCAGTGAAGTGGCCTTGCAGTTAGCGCCCAGCCTCGAGGTTTCCCGCAGTCTGGCAGCCAATTCCTATATTGAACGTTGGATTCGTAAGGGTATGCCGGAGTCCGAATTGTGGATGGTAGAATCTGAAATGGCTCGCGTTAACAGCCAATTGGAAGCCGGAATCGTGTTTATTGCGGCGAATGATGGCCAGAACATTTTTTATCATCACTACCAGGATGGACAGCTGAATCGCCGCCAGATGCAGCGTAATAATGTGGATGACAGTTGGTACTTTAGCTACCTGGGTTCAGGGGCTCCTTATGAACTGAATCTTGATTCCAATGAGTTCAGTGGCGAACAACTACAGATGTTCGTCAATTACAGCAGTAACACCCTGAATAACGTGGGTGAACCGATCAGTGTTGCCGGTGTTGGACTGAATATGCTTCACCTGGCTAAAAAAGTGAGTGCTTACCGACTTGGCGAAGGCGGGCGGGCCTCACTGGCTAACCAAGATGGCATTGTCGAAGTAAAGGCAGATGGGGCCTTGATTCAGGATCTGAATAGCTCTGCTGCATTACAAGGTTTGCAGGGGCATCAGAATGTTGCTGTTGCACAGGTAGTCCAGGATGGCGAGGCGCTGTTTGTAGGTACTATCTGGATTGAGGATCTACAGCGCTATCTGGTGGTTGAAGTACCCAGAGCTGAGTTTATGGATCCGATCAGCCAGCAGCTTTACCGCTCAATGCTGATTAGTTTTGTACTCTTACTGATCAGCTTGGCGCTGCTCTATCCGCTGGCAACTTCTCTTAGTCGACCCTTGGTGCATTTTCAGCAGCAACTGTTGGGTATTTCACAAACACTGGATCTGTCGCGACGGGTTGAGGTTTCTGACCAGGCGGAACTGGGCGACCTGGCTAAACAAACCAATCACTTGTTGGAACGGCTATCCCACATTATTCAGGCGATTTTCCGTAATGCTGACAACCTCAGTGAATCTGCTGGTCGCTTGGCGCATACGGCTGGTTTAGTGAATCAGAACAGTGCATTGCAACAGGAAGTCAGTCAGTCCATGGCGACAGCGGTGGAGCAGATGTCGTCATCCGTTGCGGAAATCACCTCGACTATGGAAGAGTTATCTGCCTCCTCGACGCAGATTGCCGATCACTCCCAGTCTGTTGTGGATGTGGCAAACCTAACCTTGGATAGCAGTAAAAAAGGGGCGAAGGCGATGCAGCAGCTAATGCAACACATGGCTGAGATCCAGCAGGATAATGCCCGAAGTCTGGATGAAATTATGCAGTTGGGTGCTAAATCCAAACAGATCAGCAAGGTAATGGATCTGATCAACACCCTGGCCGATCAAACCAAATTGATTGCATTCAACGCGGCGCTGGAAGCCTCCAGTGCCGGCGATTCAGGTAAGCGTTTTTCAGTCGTAGCGAGTGAGATCCGTCGCTTGGCTGATAGTGTCACCGACTCGACGTTGGAGATTGAAGAGCGCATACAGGAGATACAGGATTCGATCAGTCGTCTGGTGATTACCTCAGAAAAAGGCTCCAGCTCTATTCATAATGGAATGGACGTGAGTGCTGCTACCTCGGATGACCTGAGTGCCCTGGTACTGGCGGCAACCAAAACCAGCAATGCGGCCCAGCAGATTTCTCTGTCCACCAAACAGCAGAAAACAGCCAGCAGCCAGGTAGTGATTGCCCTGCGTGATATTGCCAATGCCAGTACGCATAATGCCCAGTCAGTGCGCAGTATTACTGAAATTAGTGAAGAGATGGTCAATATGTCATCAGAGCTCAACTCATTGGTGCAAGAATTTAAGTTGAATCAATCTTCAGCCCATAGTGAATCGTGA
- a CDS encoding diguanylate cyclase — MQYWPNFCPRRLTVLLVFALLGLLAFPALANETLPVQPSKNILHFGVFSYLGNERTEAKYAPLIAYLNTVLVTDEVVLHVLPQDELNRRIRDGEIDLVTTNPTHFLLARTHYPLTGVIATLVESDDGRPVYRLGGAIVAAADRQDINTLQDIKNKRVAAPSRENLGGYRSQAYELFLAGIRLPDDIQELQELGTHHEAVRAVMDGRADVAFVRDGILEQMQRNGQLQEQAVKLINPQFNSDFTHQVSTRLYPEWPVFALPHVNDRTIRHVAAALFSLDPEHPAAQQAGIYGFTVPADYLPVEAMARALRLPPFENIPDFTLMDAWERWRGLLLIVMLATLVILTLSLSLAWHWGKAHIERVRFKTLLQGLGEGVYGVNRQGECTFINQAALRMLQVTSSQALGQDQHRLFHHHYQNGKVYPHADCPIVKTLEDGRQRQQRDWFIRYNGGSFPVEMTVTPLFSKDRINGAVVAFSDITQRVRAEQENKRLTEYNRMLLESAGDGIYGCDMHGLCTFINPAALTMLGFEYQDVIGKDQHRVFHYCYPDGSAYHNKDCPVHQTLAQGKLQECEDHFVRSSGDTFPVHMKVSPVFEEREQVGAVVVFQDITKQKAMEQQLIALTTTDDLTGLHNRRYFQMQLKKEFLRYQRSFADNAVLMIDLDHFKRINDNFGHAAGDKVLREFGALLMQQRSSDLSARVGGEEFALLLPDTSLKDAITFANRFREQVAVNVFQYEQQSIPLTVSIGCTLMSPDDTRPDMSLARADRALYQAKESGRNRVVAFS; from the coding sequence ATGCAGTACTGGCCTAATTTTTGCCCTCGTCGCTTGACGGTGCTGCTGGTTTTTGCGTTGCTTGGCCTGCTTGCTTTTCCTGCGCTTGCAAATGAAACCCTGCCAGTACAGCCATCCAAAAACATACTTCACTTTGGCGTATTTTCTTACCTGGGCAATGAACGAACAGAGGCTAAATATGCGCCGCTGATCGCTTATCTGAATACTGTGCTGGTTACAGATGAGGTGGTTCTACATGTGCTGCCACAGGATGAGCTTAACCGACGTATCCGTGATGGTGAAATCGACCTGGTTACCACTAATCCGACGCATTTTTTGCTGGCACGTACCCATTATCCGCTCACCGGCGTTATCGCTACATTGGTTGAATCAGATGATGGACGGCCGGTTTATCGATTAGGTGGCGCCATCGTTGCGGCAGCAGACCGGCAGGATATCAATACACTGCAAGATATTAAAAATAAAAGGGTTGCAGCTCCCAGCCGAGAAAATCTGGGGGGCTATCGATCGCAGGCCTATGAGCTTTTTTTAGCCGGCATCCGTTTGCCCGATGATATTCAAGAACTGCAAGAACTGGGCACACATCATGAAGCCGTTCGTGCGGTTATGGATGGCCGTGCCGATGTGGCGTTCGTTCGTGACGGTATACTGGAACAGATGCAGCGTAACGGGCAGTTACAGGAGCAGGCTGTCAAATTGATCAACCCACAGTTTAATTCTGACTTCACCCATCAGGTATCTACCCGCCTTTATCCGGAGTGGCCGGTATTTGCACTGCCGCATGTGAATGACCGTACTATTCGTCATGTGGCCGCTGCGCTTTTTTCATTGGATCCGGAGCACCCAGCGGCACAGCAGGCGGGTATTTATGGCTTTACCGTACCTGCAGATTATTTGCCGGTTGAAGCTATGGCGCGTGCATTGCGCCTGCCTCCTTTCGAAAATATCCCTGATTTTACTTTGATGGATGCCTGGGAGCGCTGGAGGGGGTTGTTATTGATCGTTATGCTCGCCACGCTAGTTATCCTGACACTAAGTTTGTCTCTGGCATGGCATTGGGGTAAAGCACATATTGAGCGGGTGCGTTTTAAAACCCTGTTACAAGGACTGGGTGAAGGCGTGTATGGTGTTAATCGCCAAGGGGAGTGTACGTTTATCAACCAGGCGGCGTTAAGAATGCTGCAAGTAACGTCATCGCAAGCTCTGGGTCAGGATCAGCACAGGTTGTTTCATCATCACTATCAGAACGGCAAGGTTTATCCACATGCAGATTGCCCGATTGTTAAGACGCTGGAGGATGGACGGCAGCGCCAGCAGCGCGATTGGTTTATCCGCTATAATGGCGGCAGTTTTCCGGTCGAAATGACTGTAACACCCTTGTTTTCCAAGGATCGAATCAATGGCGCTGTAGTGGCATTTTCTGATATTACCCAACGGGTTCGGGCCGAGCAGGAAAATAAACGTCTGACAGAGTACAACCGTATGTTACTTGAGTCCGCGGGTGATGGTATCTATGGATGTGATATGCACGGCCTGTGCACCTTTATCAATCCGGCGGCCCTGACGATGCTGGGCTTTGAATATCAAGATGTGATAGGTAAGGATCAGCACAGGGTTTTCCATTACTGCTATCCAGATGGTAGCGCCTATCATAACAAGGACTGCCCGGTTCACCAGACCTTGGCTCAGGGTAAGTTGCAAGAGTGTGAAGATCACTTTGTTCGCAGTAGTGGCGATACCTTTCCGGTGCACATGAAAGTAAGCCCGGTGTTTGAAGAGCGTGAACAGGTGGGTGCTGTAGTGGTATTCCAGGATATTACCAAGCAAAAAGCCATGGAGCAGCAGCTTATTGCTTTGACAACAACTGATGATCTGACCGGATTGCATAACCGGCGATATTTTCAGATGCAGCTCAAAAAAGAGTTTTTGCGTTATCAGCGCTCTTTTGCCGACAATGCTGTATTAATGATCGATCTGGATCATTTTAAGCGCATTAACGACAATTTCGGACATGCGGCCGGTGATAAGGTGCTCAGAGAGTTTGGCGCGTTGCTGATGCAGCAGCGTAGCAGCGATCTGTCAGCACGTGTTGGGGGAGAGGAGTTTGCCTTGTTGCTACCAGACACCTCTCTCAAGGATGCGATTACTTTTGCCAACCGCTTCAGAGAGCAAGTGGCAGTCAACGTATTCCAGTATGAACAGCAGAGCATTCCACTGACTGTCAGTATCGGCTGTACTTTGATGTCGCCGGATGACACCCGACCGGATATGTCGCTGGCTAGAGCAGACCGAGCCCTGTACCAGGCCAAGGAAAGTGGTCGTAATCGGGTGGTTGCTTTTAGCTGA
- a CDS encoding putative bifunctional diguanylate cyclase/phosphodiesterase, with protein sequence MRAGKTVLLMFLLPAVLMLVLSLLIGLFSLNSLKSQYIESSDVQADDLQTLHKESTFKRDISELHSRVVAVLDGARKHQFTDIQLYREHSQVVNDLAAIELLVKSLAESNLLREVNHNSVQGLQQSFSAYRSLVIMATEIAAIDPDTADSFFLQAQASFNEFSVFTGRISMLLTDRTMLREHQARIRHERAFLQIFIFSLAGAVVVLLMVFVIAFRISGHVRDIADALSKLSYNTQTELRLPAIEHLKNSSRGEFGRIARVLLGFRDDMVRRIQAEQENHRLIFYDALTGLPNRRLLQEQLQYSAGASSRVSNYHALLWLDIDRFKTINDIRGHQAGDQLLVMIAGSMRLLLKEGDLLARVGGDEFAILLELPQRLKSEAAMEAERVALDICASVAKTYEVEGHSHYLTASIGIVLFSDKTLSSDDLLNQAEVAKYQAKDAGRNTVCFYDPNIQAEINRRAELEGELRTAIEHQELRLFYQLQYDQEARPVGAEALLRWQHPQRGLVSPADFIPLAEETGLIITMGEWVLVTACELLAQWQEDEQTRDLQLAVNVSAKQFRQPKFVEMVLQILQQTGARADQLKLELTESAVLEDIEQAIQKMQQLRGQGVTFAMDDFGTGYSSLQYLKRLPLDQIKIDQSFVRDIVADPDDAVIIRTIIAMGQALSIEVIAEGVETAEQRDLLLSYGCLRYQGYLFARPRPISECMMLLKTE encoded by the coding sequence ATGAGAGCCGGCAAAACGGTACTGCTGATGTTTCTGTTACCGGCTGTTCTAATGCTTGTATTATCGTTACTGATAGGGCTCTTTTCACTTAACAGCTTGAAGTCCCAGTATATCGAAAGCAGTGATGTACAGGCGGATGATCTGCAGACACTACATAAGGAGTCTACCTTCAAGCGGGATATATCCGAATTGCACAGCCGGGTTGTGGCTGTTCTGGATGGTGCGCGTAAACACCAATTCACCGATATTCAGTTGTATCGAGAACATTCTCAAGTAGTAAATGATCTGGCTGCCATTGAGCTCTTGGTTAAGAGTCTGGCTGAATCAAACCTGTTGAGAGAGGTTAATCATAACTCTGTTCAAGGGCTCCAACAGTCCTTTTCGGCCTATCGCAGCCTGGTGATAATGGCCACGGAAATCGCCGCTATTGACCCCGATACAGCTGATAGTTTTTTTCTACAGGCTCAGGCTAGCTTTAATGAGTTTTCGGTTTTTACCGGTCGTATATCGATGCTGTTGACTGATCGGACTATGCTGCGTGAACATCAAGCACGAATACGGCACGAACGCGCATTCTTGCAAATTTTTATTTTCAGTTTGGCTGGCGCTGTTGTGGTGTTGTTGATGGTGTTTGTCATCGCATTTCGAATCAGTGGCCATGTACGTGATATTGCCGATGCGCTCAGTAAGCTGTCATATAACACTCAGACAGAACTGCGTTTGCCTGCTATTGAGCATCTAAAAAATTCTTCACGGGGAGAGTTTGGTCGCATAGCCAGGGTATTACTGGGCTTTAGGGATGATATGGTGCGGCGAATCCAGGCTGAGCAGGAAAACCATCGGCTGATATTTTACGATGCCCTCACCGGGCTCCCTAACCGGCGTTTGTTACAGGAACAACTGCAGTATTCCGCTGGTGCAAGTTCGCGGGTCAGTAACTACCATGCACTGCTGTGGCTGGACATAGATCGCTTCAAAACCATCAATGATATACGAGGTCATCAGGCGGGTGATCAGTTGCTGGTTATGATTGCCGGCAGTATGCGTTTGCTGCTTAAAGAGGGTGACTTACTGGCGCGAGTCGGGGGTGATGAATTTGCTATTTTGCTGGAACTTCCTCAAAGACTGAAATCAGAAGCCGCCATGGAGGCTGAACGGGTTGCACTGGATATTTGTGCGAGTGTAGCAAAAACCTATGAGGTGGAAGGGCATTCCCATTATTTGACTGCCAGCATTGGTATCGTGCTGTTTTCTGATAAAACGCTGAGTAGTGATGACCTGCTGAACCAGGCTGAAGTTGCTAAGTATCAGGCCAAAGATGCAGGACGCAACACAGTCTGTTTCTATGATCCGAACATTCAAGCAGAGATCAACCGGCGTGCTGAGCTGGAAGGTGAATTGCGTACAGCCATCGAACACCAGGAGCTGCGGCTATTTTATCAGTTGCAGTATGATCAAGAAGCCCGGCCAGTCGGAGCAGAGGCTTTGTTGCGCTGGCAGCACCCCCAGAGAGGGCTGGTGTCGCCAGCTGATTTCATTCCATTGGCCGAAGAGACGGGCTTGATTATCACCATGGGTGAGTGGGTTTTAGTCACGGCTTGTGAGCTTCTGGCTCAGTGGCAAGAGGATGAGCAGACACGAGATCTGCAATTGGCGGTCAATGTCAGCGCAAAACAATTTCGGCAGCCGAAATTTGTGGAAATGGTATTGCAGATTTTGCAGCAGACGGGAGCCAGGGCCGACCAGTTAAAACTGGAACTAACTGAATCAGCCGTGCTGGAAGATATAGAACAAGCTATTCAGAAAATGCAACAGCTTCGTGGTCAGGGCGTAACGTTTGCCATGGATGACTTTGGTACAGGCTACTCGTCATTACAATATTTAAAGCGCCTACCGCTGGACCAGATCAAGATTGATCAGTCTTTTGTACGAGATATTGTTGCAGACCCGGATGATGCGGTGATAATCCGAACTATTATTGCCATGGGTCAGGCACTTAGCATTGAAGTTATCGCTGAGGGTGTTGAAACTGCTGAACAGCGTGACCTGTTGCTATCCTACGGTTGTCTTAGGTATCAGGGGTATTTGTTTGCCCGACCCAGGCCTATAAGCGAATGCATGATGTTGCTTAAAACAGAGTGA